The following proteins are co-located in the Solanum pennellii chromosome 1, SPENNV200 genome:
- the LOC107011395 gene encoding SNF1-related protein kinase regulatory subunit gamma-1-like, whose protein sequence is MAQAKITENTSKLASYDAYFEKAQRRKKLPRNLQETLTDAFANIPVSSFPQVPGGKVIEIDAETSIGDAVKILSESNILSVPVKNPAAQNSLDWRERYLGVLDYSAIVLWVLEGAETAAAAISASSAAAAGVGAGTVGALGALALGATGPAAVAGLTVAAVGAAVAGGVAADRGAGKDAPTAANNLGEDFYKVILQEEPFKSTKVSSIIKSYRWAPFVPVAMDSSMLSVLLLLSKYRLRNVPVIERGSPYLKNFITQSAVVRGLVGCKGRDWFDCISAHPISELGLPYMSADEVISVRDDELILEAFKKMRDNNIGGLPVVEGPKKKIVGNVSIRDIRFLLLKPELFSNFRQLTVAGFMNTIASATHDATKAATPITCELGSTLCTVIDTLASKLVHRIYVTADDGDEVVGVITLRDVISCFIYEPSNFFDNYFGFSAQEMLGN, encoded by the exons ATGGCACAAGCGAAAATTACGGAAAATACCTCGAAACTTGCAAGTTATGATGCTTATTTTGAAAAGGCCCAGAGAAGAAAGAAATTGCCCCGTAATTTGCAGGAAACTTTGACTGATGCATTTGCAAATATTCCAGTTTCATCCTTCCCTCAAGTCCCTGGAGGCAAag TGATTGAAATAGACGCCGAGACTTCTATAGGCGATGCTGTTAAAATTCTTTCAGAATCGAACATCCTCTCAGTTCCTGTGAAGAATCCAGCTGCTCAGAATAGTTTGGATTGGAGAGAAAGGTACTTAGGTGTCCTTGATTACTCCGCTATTGTTCTTTGGGTGCTGGAGGGTGCGGAAACAGCAGCAGCTGCCATATCAGCAAGTTCGGCAGCAGCAGCCGGAGTTGGAGCAGGTACCGTTGGTGCTCTTGGAGCACTGGCATTAGGTGCAACAGGTCCTGCTGCAGTTGCTGGTCTAACGGTTGCAGCAGTCGGTGCAGCTGTGGCAGGTGGAGTGGCTGCAGATCGAGGAGCGGGAAAGGATGCTCCAACTGCGGCCAATAACTTGGGTGAGGATTTCTACAAGGTTATCCTTCAAGAAGAACCCTTTAAGTCAACAAAG GTGAGCTCCATCATAAAATCGTATCGATGGGCACCATTTGTTCCTGTAGCAATGGACAGTTCTATGTTGAGTGTGTTGCTGCTGTTATCAAAATATAGGCTGCGGAATGTACCTGTGATAGAAAGAGGAAGTCCATACCTTAAGAACTTTATAACTCAATCAGCCGTGGTACGGGGTCTTGTAGGATGCAAAGGGAGGGATTGGTTTGACTGCATCTCCGCTCACCCTATATCAGAACTTGGCCTCCCATACATGTCCGCTGACGAG GTTATTAGTGTCCGAGACGATGAACTGATTCTGGAAGCATTCAAGAAAATGAGAGATAATAATATCGGAGGTCTGCCGGTTGTTGAAGGACCAAAGAAGAAGATAGTTGGCAATGTAAGCATAAGAGACATCAGATTCTTGTTACTCAAACCTGAACTATTCTCCAATTTCAG GCAGCTGACAGTTGCGGGTTTCATGAACACCATTGCTTCGGCAACCCATGATGCCACAAAGGCAGCTACACCAATAACATGCGAGCTCGGTTCAACTCTTTGTACTGTGATAGACACTCTTGCGTCGAAGTTAGTTCACAGGATCTATGTGACAGCTGATGATGGCGATGAAGTTGTTGGTGTGATTACACTCAGAGATGTCATTTCCTGCTTCATCTATGAACCATCGAACTTCTTTGATAACTATTTTGGATTTTCTGCACAAGAAATGCTCGGGAACTGA